In the genome of Thermodesulfobacteriota bacterium, the window GAGTTATATATGGCAAATGGAACCGGCTCATTAATATGAGTTCTAATATCTATAGGGGTTGGGTGATCTGACATAACTAGAATTTTATAATCTCCAAACTTCTTTATGCCATCCAGTACTCTGCCCACGACCCTGCCGTCAAAATCTTCAACTGCCTGAATTTTAAGCTTTGCATCACCCATATGACCGGTCTCATCGGTGGATTCGATATGAATCATTGTCAAATCCAGTTCGTTGAGAGATTCTAGTGCATAATCAACTTTGCCTTCGTAGTTTGTGTCCAGATATCCAGTCGCGCCCGGCACATCTATGACTTCAAGCTCTGCGTATTTTCCTATTCCTTTAACCAGATCAACAGCAGATATAACTGAGCCAGTAAGACCATAGAGCTCTTTGAATGTAGGCATTGTTGGAGCAACTCCCTCTCCCCAAAGCCATATACTAGTCGCTGGGTTCTTGCCTTCTTGGATTCTTTTTTTATTAACTGGATGTTCTTTTAAGATTTCTCTGGATTGTTCAATCAGCTCATTTAGTTTCTCAGAGCCTCCTCCGCTAGGTACATGAGAAGCTATTTCTTTTCCTGAAATATCGTGCGGGGGTGTAGTTACAATTTCCTTATTTCCCCCCGTCCATACCAGTAAGTGTCTGTAGCTTACACCCGGGTGTAGCTTAAAATTGTCTTCCTCAAGCTCTTCTTTAAGAGACATTACTAGCTCTTTTGCCTCTTCATTGGAAATGTGACCTGCGCTATAATCCTCCATTATTGTGCTGCCGTGCTGCTCAGCTAATGTCACCAGGTTACATCTAAGCGTTACATCTGTTGGACCTAGTGAAACTCCCATGCTAGCAGCCTCAAGAGGAGAGCGTCCCGTATAATAAATCATAGGGTCATAACCGAGCACCGTAAGGTTTCCTACGTCACTACCCGGTGGTAGGGGGTCTGGTATGGTTTTTACCATTCCAAACTTTGTGGCACATTTGGCAATCTTATCTAAATTAGGTGTGTTTGCTACCTCTAGTGGGGTTTTTCCGTCCAGCTCTGGCAGCAAATGGTCCGGCATTCCATCGCCCTGCAGTATTACATACTTCATAGAGCAAGATGTTAAATGCTTTTAAGGATTTATCAAGGTGTTTATTTTATATAACGCTCAAATTTTGAGCTTGATCAGCTTCAATTTGAGATGAATTATCTGCATTTAGTTTGATCGCCTGCTTTTCGGCATGATATGAGCTTCTCACAAGCGGGCCTGCCTCAATATGGGGTATTCCAATAATGTTTTCACCGTATGCTTTTAGTGAATCAAACTCCATCGGGTGATAGAACTTTGATACCGGTAGGTGGTCGATTGTTGGCTGCAGATACTGGCCAATAGTTACTATATCGCAGCCTACTTCTTTTAGATCCCTAAGTGTTTGAATGATTTCATCCATTTCTTCACTTAGTCCAACCATAATGCCTGATTTAGTAAGCATAGACTCATGACCGTGCGCTTTACTGTCAGAAAGTAATTTTAAAGACCAAGCGTAATTTGCCTGCGGTCTTACTGAGCGTTTTCTTCCGCTTTGTGTTGTTTGCTGAAGCCTATAGAGCCTTGGTACAGTTTCAATGTTGTGGTTTAAAATCTCAGGACGCGCATCTAATATTAATTTAAGCGCATCTGAGTCTCCTTTGAAATCTGGAATTAGAACTTCGACATTTACATCGGGATTATATTCTCTGACTGTTGTTATAGTTTGAGCGAAAATCTTTGCGCTGTCATAGTTTTTATCATCTCTGTTCACAGATGTAATTACAACGTGACTTATATTTGCATTGTTTTGGGTCAGGCTTTTTACAGCTTGCGCCACGCGCTTAGGCTCTTCCCAGTCTAGCTCGGGGCCCTTACCTGTTTTCACATGGCAAAAACCGCAGCTTCTTGTACATGTATCGCCCAAGATCATAAAAGTGAGCGTTCCCGCGCTCCAGCACTCTCCGATATTAGGACAACGAGCTTCCTGACAAACTGTGTGCAGGTTCAGCTCTTTAGTCAAATTTTTAAGGCGGACATAATTGTCACCTGCTGGCAACTTTGCTTTTATCCAGCCTGGTTTTCTTATGTTTGGTTTAGCTGCATTACTCATATCACTTAGTATAACTTAGTTCTTTATTATGAAGG includes:
- a CDS encoding cofactor-independent phosphoglycerate mutase; this encodes MKYVILQGDGMPDHLLPELDGKTPLEVANTPNLDKIAKCATKFGMVKTIPDPLPPGSDVGNLTVLGYDPMIYYTGRSPLEAASMGVSLGPTDVTLRCNLVTLAEQHGSTIMEDYSAGHISNEEAKELVMSLKEELEEDNFKLHPGVSYRHLLVWTGGNKEIVTTPPHDISGKEIASHVPSGGGSEKLNELIEQSREILKEHPVNKKRIQEGKNPATSIWLWGEGVAPTMPTFKELYGLTGSVISAVDLVKGIGKYAELEVIDVPGATGYLDTNYEGKVDYALESLNELDLTMIHIESTDETGHMGDAKLKIQAVEDFDGRVVGRVLDGIKKFGDYKILVMSDHPTPIDIRTHINEPVPFAIYNS
- the lipA gene encoding lipoyl synthase, whose amino-acid sequence is MSNAAKPNIRKPGWIKAKLPAGDNYVRLKNLTKELNLHTVCQEARCPNIGECWSAGTLTFMILGDTCTRSCGFCHVKTGKGPELDWEEPKRVAQAVKSLTQNNANISHVVITSVNRDDKNYDSAKIFAQTITTVREYNPDVNVEVLIPDFKGDSDALKLILDARPEILNHNIETVPRLYRLQQTTQSGRKRSVRPQANYAWSLKLLSDSKAHGHESMLTKSGIMVGLSEEMDEIIQTLRDLKEVGCDIVTIGQYLQPTIDHLPVSKFYHPMEFDSLKAYGENIIGIPHIEAGPLVRSSYHAEKQAIKLNADNSSQIEADQAQNLSVI